The DNA window GGGTTGGGCTAGCCTTGCGAAAGTTTGCCCGGCGCCAGGATGAAATCGCGGCGCGCTATGGCGGCGAGGAGTTCACGCTGGTGCTGAACGACAGCGATCCGGACCGGCTGCGGTCGCATCTCGACGCAGCGCGGCGGGCGGTGGAAGATCTCGATATCCCGCATCCGGACTCGCCTCATGGCCGCGTCACGGTCAGCATCGGCTATGCGTTTGCTTTACCGGGGACGGCCATGCAGCAAGCCATCGAGCGCGCCGACGAAGCGCTCTATCGGTCCAAGGCCGCCGGTCGCAACCGGATCAGCGGCGAAGGCACGCTTTGAGGCTGAGCGCTCCATCTCTTTGCTGGGATCGCTTCAGAAACGACAAAGCGCCCGAACCGGTCAGGTTTCGAGCGCTCAACGTCGTTTGGCTTTATCGGCTCCGCGCCGTCAGATCCTCAGAGGCCGAGGGTCCGGTTGAAGGAGCGGCGGCCGAGGTAGCGCTCGCGGGCTTCGAGGTCGTAGCGGTCGCTGGCCCCATTGAGGTAGGCCATGTCGCGTTCGGCTTGGCTGGGGATGCTGAAGAGCTTGGCGGTGCGCTTGAGAGTGGCGAACATTTCGATTTTTCCTTTTCCTAGACCGGCGGTTTCCGGTCTCTGTCTCTGTTTTCTTTTTGCATCCTCAATATAGGGCCGGAAGCGCCGCGGACCTAATTGCAACTTCTGAAGGTCGCCTTCAGATTTTCTATAAGTAAAATTCCGTTAGCGCCTTCACATCGCCGCTTTCCGCATCGCCGGTTTCAGGGCTTAAGGAGCCGGTTTGCTTCTGCCGATGATATTGACTCGCTGGCATGTTCCCGTCGCAGGCACGATCTCCAATTTATCGCCGACCTGGAAGCCATCGCGCGGCGTGCCTATCTCAAAGGAATATCTGCAGGAAATGGCTTCTCCTGTCGGCGAGGTTCTTGTGAAAGACAGGTCTGCCATCGTCACGATGGTCTTTTCCTTTCGGTGAACCTCCTTCTCCCAAACAGCTTCGATGGTTGCGACGGTGTGCGGGAAGTGACGGAGCCGCCAGAGGTAAAGGCCGCCTGCCATGGCGAAGACCACCAATGCAATAATGCCGCCCACGATATTGGCGGTCCTTTTTTGCTGAGGCGTCATCGAGCGGTAATTGATCCGAGGTCCAAACATCAGGGTCGCCCGTGCAACTTCTGACAACTATAAGTTGGGCGTTGTGGGTGTGCAATGCAAAGCTTGCGGCTGCCTTGGTCGGGGGCGTCGTCAGGGCATTGATTTCCTGCAAGAAACGCCCTCACACCGCCGCTTTCCGCATCGCCAGCCAGCGGCCGGGCGTCATGCCGAAGGCGCCGCGGAAGTGGCGGGTGAAGTGGGCTTGGTCGGCGAAGCCTGCGTTGAGCGCGGCGTCGGCGAGGCGGTTGCCGGAGGCGATGAGGCGCTTGGCGCGGTCGAGCCGGCGCATCACCAGAAAGCGGTGTGGGCTGGTGCCGGTGTGGCGGCGGAACTGCCGCGCCAGCTCGTAGCGGTCAAGGCCGGTGACCGCCTCCAGTGTTTCCGAGCGGACGGTCTCCGTGGCATGGCTTTCGAGGTAATCGCGAGCGCGCCGCACGGCTGTCTCGGCGGTGGCCGACGCTTTCGCTTGTCTGAGGCCGCCATGTTCGACACCAAGATCGTCCTCGTCGTCCGCGATGACCTTGCCACCTGGCAGAAGCTCAACGTCACTGCCTTTCTGACGAGCGGCATCGTCGCGCAGGTGCCAACGATTATCGGGCAAGCCTACCGAGATGCGGCGGGGAATGTCTACAACCCGATGTCCATCCAGCCGATGGTGGTGCTGGTGGCCGACCAGGAGACGTTGCGCACCATCCATCGGCGGTCGCTGGAGCGCGGCGTGGTGACATCGGCCTATGTCGAGGAGATGTTCGCAACCGGCATGACGCCGCCAACCGCGAGGTGTTCGGTGAGTTCTCGCCGGAGGATGCCAAGCTGGTGGGCATCGCGATGCGGGCGGAGAAGAAGGTGGTCGACAAGATTACGAAGGGGGCGAAGATGCACCCGTGAAGGGGAACGGGTTCGTCAATAAGTTGTAGACGCGACTCGCTTACCGTTGGCTCTCCGTCCATATCGGACGGCACCAACCGGCGGGTTTCCGAGGCAGCGATGATCCACAACGACCCCATGGACCTTTACCGTGCGCTGGGGCTGACCTCATCGGCGACCAGTGAGGAGATCGCGGCGGCTTTCAGAAAGCGGGCGAAGGAAACCCACCCCGACAGCACGGGACAGGCGTCGGCCGACGCGTTCCGCGAGATTTCCGACGCCTATGACATTCTGGGCGATCCGGTCCGCCGGCAGGAGTACGACAGGGCCGCCCAGGAGCTTTACGAACAGCAGGCTACCGAGGAGGCAGTGCAGCGACCCGAGCGGCGGGCAGCAGATCCGTCCCCATCCCGAGCAGTTCGATCCCGACTGCGACGGGCGATTGTGATCGTCTGGATACTGGTTGGCTGCCCGTTCGGCGTTTGGATAGCCTTGGAAGAAAAGGCCAACATGAAGGCCGAGACGGCACTTGCCCAGGAAAGGGACGCCGATATCTCGCGACGCTTTCCGACGTGCGCGAACCAGCCCGTCATGGGCACTTTTTTCGGGCCCGAGGGGCAACCCGTCGGTATCCATTCCCTGAGGATCGAGAACGAGACCTTGTACAACATGCTTGCTAAGGTTCGGGACGTAAAGTCTGGTCGCGTCGTTGCGGCCTTCTTCATTCCTAGTGGGGGATCTTTCAAATACGGTTATATTTTCGACGGGCTCTATAAACTTCAGTATGCGTTTGGGAGTAAATTGGACGTTTCGTGCAGGAATTTATTGGAGCCAGTCGTTATCAGCGAGTCCAGGCTCAGGGAATTTACGCAGGATAATTACGGAGGTGGAGAGTATTATAGATTCACTTCCCTTCCGAAGGATTCCCCAGCCGAGTATGGTCGAAGTAGGCACCCAGCATATTACTATGTGCGTGTGCCGTTGGCGGAGTTCCTAAAGCCCTAGGCAATCATTTTGATCCGCGTAGTGGTAACGGATCAGCATGAGGCTGCCAGCAGGATACGAGGCGCAGCGGCATCCATCCTGACGGCCAGCCCTCCCGTCACGCGTCCCAACAACGCCAGCGTGAATCCCAACTTGGCATATGTTCTTGCCATTTGGCGTAATGCGCCTATATTCACGACAAATGACAGGACGTGCCATGCTGCTGCAACCCATCGAAGCCACTCCGATCGAGCGTACCGAGAGCGCCGCCATCACCGACGAGGAAGCGGCAGCGCTCGCGCGGGCGACGGTCAATCTGTTCAAGGCGTGGAAGCTCAGCGATGCCGAGGCGACGACGCTCCTGGGCGGGCTGTCGACGCGCACCTGGGCGCGGTGGAAGGAGGGCAGCATCGGCCGGATCGACCGCGACCTCCGCATGCGCATGGCGCACCTGATGGGCATCCACAAAGGGCTGCGCTACCTCTTCAAGGAGCCGGCGCGCGGCTACGAGTGGGTGAGGAAGCCCAACGACACCTTCGATGGCAAGTCGGCGCTTGAGCTGATGCTGCGCGGCGAGCTGTCGGACCTTGCCGATATGCGCGCCTATCTCGACGCCGAGCGGGGCGCGTGGTGACGGGGGAGGTCGCTGGGGTGGTTCGGCGGCGGGTGTCCTGGCCGAAGACCTATCGGATCATCCGCTCGATCCATCCGCCGATCGACCTGTTCGAGGATATCGCCGACCCGCACGACTGGGAGGCGCTGGCTTCCGTCGAGGCGAAGACCAATCCGCGGGTGCGCGGCCTGATCGGCGATCTTTCCAAGGTGCCGAAGAACCGGCGCGTCGGCGGCCTCGGCGCCAGCCTAGTGATGGCGCCCTTCGTTCACGCATCGCCCTTGCGGCCCGGCCGCTTCACCGACGGCAGCTATGGCCTCTACTACGCCGGCGACAGCGAGGACGTGGCGATCGCCGAGACCATCCATCACCACCAGCGCTTCATGGTGGCGACGAAGGAAGCGCCGGGCTGGACCTCGGATTTCCGCGTGCTGGTGGGGGCGGTGGATCGCGAACTCGACGACGTCAGCGCGGTGCCGGGGGCACTCGACCCGGACGATTACAGCGCCTCGCAGGCTCTGGGGCGTGAGCTGCGGGCCGCCGGCAGCGACGGCGTGGTCTATCCGAGCGTGCGCGGGGCCGGCGGCTGGTGCATCGGCATTTTCTGGCCGGATGTGATCCCGGTGCCGGTGCAGGGCGCGCACTACTGCTATCACTGGAACGGGACACGGGTGGATTTCGTCAAGCGCTACGAGGCGGACGAGGCGAACACGGTGTTCGAGGTGATCACGCCGACGCGCGAGAGCTGAAAAATCCGCCCGTCAGGCTGTGGCCGATCGATCGGGGCATGTGGTGGGCATCGTGGTCGCCAAGTCGAACCTAGCTCCGCGCGGCACCGCCGAGCATCCTGACATCGAGGTGATCCAGAACGTCAACTTCGCCATCAAGGCCGGCATGGCGCAGTTCTTCCTGGACGCTAATCAGGTCCACTGTGACGTCGAAGCGCCGGGCAACGACCTGAAGACGCCGGATGTGGCCGACGTCGCCCGGAATTTCTCCGTGCAGGTGGCGTGCGAGGTGAAGAAGTAGCGCTCACGCTGCGACGGCCCGCTCGCGCGAGGCCTTGAGGTCGCGGCCGGGCGGCTGGCCGAACAGCCTGGCATATTCGCGGTTGAACTGCTGCACGCTTTCGTAGCCCACCTCATAGGCCGCGAGGCTGGCGCTTCGGCCTTCCGCCAGCATCAGCCGCCGGGCTTCGATGAGGCGCAGCTGCTTTTGGAATTGCAGCGGCGACAGCGAGGTGATCGCCTTGAAATGCTGGTGGAAGGCCGAGGGGCTGAGGCCGGCGATGTCGGCAAGCTGTTCCACCCGGACGGGCGCGGCATAATCGGCCCTGAGCACGGCGATGGCGCGGGAGATACGCTGGGCGTGGCTGCCCGTGACGCCGAGGCCACGCATGGCGCCGCCGTGCCGGCCGGCCAGCAGCCAGTAGTGCAACTCGCGCAACAGCTGGTTTCCAATGACGGGAAGGGCGGCCGGCCGCTCCATCAGC is part of the Pleomorphomonas sp. PLEO genome and encodes:
- a CDS encoding DUF3563 domain-containing protein, giving the protein MFATLKRTAKLFSIPSQAERDMAYLNGASDRYDLEARERYLGRRSFNRTLGL
- a CDS encoding helix-turn-helix transcriptional regulator; protein product: MRRARDYLESHATETVRSETLEAVTGLDRYELARQFRRHTGTSPHRFLVMRRLDRAKRLIASGNRLADAALNAGFADQAHFTRHFRGAFGMTPGRWLAMRKAAV
- a CDS encoding J domain-containing protein produces the protein MIHNDPMDLYRALGLTSSATSEEIAAAFRKRAKETHPDSTGQASADAFREISDAYDILGDPVRRQEYDRAAQELYEQQATEEAVQRPERRAADPSPSRAVRSRLRRAIVIVWILVGCPFGVWIALEEKANMKAETALAQERDADISRRFPTCANQPVMGTFFGPEGQPVGIHSLRIENETLYNMLAKVRDVKSGRVVAAFFIPSGGSFKYGYIFDGLYKLQYAFGSKLDVSCRNLLEPVVISESRLREFTQDNYGGGEYYRFTSLPKDSPAEYGRSRHPAYYYVRVPLAEFLKP
- a CDS encoding antitoxin Xre-like helix-turn-helix domain-containing protein, with amino-acid sequence MLLQPIEATPIERTESAAITDEEAAALARATVNLFKAWKLSDAEATTLLGGLSTRTWARWKEGSIGRIDRDLRMRMAHLMGIHKGLRYLFKEPARGYEWVRKPNDTFDGKSALELMLRGELSDLADMRAYLDAERGAW
- a CDS encoding RES family NAD+ phosphorylase, yielding MTGEVAGVVRRRVSWPKTYRIIRSIHPPIDLFEDIADPHDWEALASVEAKTNPRVRGLIGDLSKVPKNRRVGGLGASLVMAPFVHASPLRPGRFTDGSYGLYYAGDSEDVAIAETIHHHQRFMVATKEAPGWTSDFRVLVGAVDRELDDVSAVPGALDPDDYSASQALGRELRAAGSDGVVYPSVRGAGGWCIGIFWPDVIPVPVQGAHYCYHWNGTRVDFVKRYEADEANTVFEVITPTRES
- a CDS encoding AraC family transcriptional regulator codes for the protein MIETLLSAVRRHAAAHADEAGVAATPIAGLTVIRAMLPSALQYAINRPLVALVLQGGKRVTIGRQTLDFGAGESLLISADVPTVSQITRASGAVPYFSLVLELDLKVIEELSVEMAAAPEPGPAVRIEPTDAEVADAALRLMRLMERPAALPVIGNQLLRELHYWLLAGRHGGAMRGLGVTGSHAQRISRAIAVLRADYAAPVRVEQLADIAGLSPSAFHQHFKAITSLSPLQFQKQLRLIEARRLMLAEGRSASLAAYEVGYESVQQFNREYARLFGQPPGRDLKASRERAVAA